From one Candidatus Kaelpia imicola genomic stretch:
- a CDS encoding DNA-directed RNA polymerase subunit omega: MSYVKLDDVRRNIESIYKATIIAAQRAVEVSEAMANQKLVTKQKPTTFAIHELQEGKLKYKKVG; the protein is encoded by the coding sequence GTAAAATTGGATGATGTAAGAAGAAATATAGAGAGCATCTATAAAGCCACTATTATAGCAGCACAGAGAGCTGTAGAGGTATCCGAGGCTATGGCTAATCAGAAATTGGTTACAAAGCAGAAGCCGACAACTTTTGCTATTCATGAACTTCAGGAAGGAAAGCTTAAATACAAAAAAGTAGGATGA
- a CDS encoding flavoprotein, with protein sequence MKTVLLGVTGSIASYKAADIASKLTQQDYKVYTLLTENAKRFITPLTFEALTGQEVFDDMFKERQTHISLAGEADLILVAPASACFISKLASGIVSELLQLTIISSSAPVLICPAMNENMYRNPIIKENIAKLKGYGYNFLDPGKGWLSCGHTGEGRLSDTKDILKKSLELLR encoded by the coding sequence ATGAAAACCGTTTTATTGGGAGTAACAGGCAGTATTGCAAGCTATAAAGCGGCTGATATAGCTTCTAAATTAACGCAGCAGGACTATAAAGTTTATACGCTGTTGACGGAGAACGCAAAGAGATTTATTACTCCGCTTACGTTTGAAGCACTGACAGGCCAAGAGGTCTTTGATGATATGTTTAAGGAGCGTCAGACTCATATATCTTTGGCAGGAGAGGCTGACTTAATTCTTGTTGCACCTGCTTCGGCCTGCTTTATATCCAAACTTGCTTCGGGGATTGTCTCTGAATTGCTGCAGCTAACCATAATATCTTCTTCAGCACCTGTGTTGATATGTCCCGCCATGAATGAAAATATGTACCGCAACCCGATTATAAAAGAGAATATTGCAAAATTAAAAGGATACGGCTATAACTTTTTAGATCCTGGCAAAGGATGGCTAAGCTGCGGACATACCGGGGAGGGCCGGCTCTCTGACACAAAAGATATCTTAAAGAAATCTTTAGAATTGCTAAGATGA